One part of the Ralstonia pickettii genome encodes these proteins:
- the pcaF gene encoding 3-oxoadipyl-CoA thiolase, giving the protein MTEAFICDAIRTPIGRYGGSLSAVRADDLGAVPLKALMARNPRVDWSAIDDVIFGCANQAGEDNRNVARMSSLLAGLPDSVPGSTINRLCGSGMDATGTAARAIRSGETALMIAGGVESMSRAPFVMGKAASAFSRDAAIYDTTIGWRFINPLMKAQYGVDSMPETAENVATDYNINREDQDRFALRSQASAARAQEDGTLAQEITPVTIPQKKGDAIVVSRDEHPRATTMEALAKLKGVVRPDGTVTAGNASGVNDGACALLLANEASAKRFGLTPRARIVGMATAGVQPRVMGIGPAPASQKLLKQLGLSIDQMDVIELNEAFAAQGLAVTRQLGLRGDDPRVNPNGGAIALGHPLGMSGARLVTTAMYQLQRTGGRYALCTMCIGVGQGIALVIERV; this is encoded by the coding sequence ATGACCGAAGCCTTTATCTGCGACGCCATCCGGACTCCCATCGGCCGATATGGCGGCAGCCTGTCCGCCGTGCGCGCCGATGACCTGGGCGCGGTGCCGCTCAAGGCGCTGATGGCGCGCAACCCGCGGGTCGACTGGTCGGCCATCGACGACGTGATTTTCGGCTGCGCCAACCAGGCGGGCGAAGACAATCGCAACGTGGCGCGCATGTCGTCGCTGCTGGCCGGGTTGCCGGACAGCGTTCCAGGTTCGACCATCAACCGCCTGTGCGGCTCGGGCATGGACGCCACCGGCACCGCTGCGCGCGCCATCCGCTCGGGTGAGACCGCGCTGATGATCGCGGGCGGCGTCGAGAGCATGAGCCGCGCGCCGTTCGTGATGGGCAAGGCGGCCAGCGCCTTCTCGCGCGATGCTGCCATCTACGACACGACCATCGGCTGGCGCTTCATCAACCCGCTGATGAAGGCGCAGTACGGCGTCGACTCGATGCCGGAGACTGCCGAGAACGTCGCCACCGACTACAACATCAACCGCGAAGATCAAGACCGCTTCGCGCTGCGCAGCCAGGCGAGCGCCGCACGTGCGCAGGAAGACGGCACGCTCGCGCAGGAAATTACGCCGGTGACGATCCCGCAGAAGAAGGGCGATGCCATCGTTGTCAGCCGTGACGAGCATCCGCGCGCAACGACCATGGAAGCGCTCGCCAAGCTCAAGGGCGTGGTACGTCCGGACGGCACGGTGACGGCCGGCAATGCGTCGGGCGTGAACGATGGCGCGTGCGCGCTGCTCCTCGCCAATGAAGCGTCCGCCAAGCGCTTTGGCCTGACCCCGCGTGCGCGCATTGTCGGCATGGCCACCGCCGGCGTGCAGCCGCGCGTGATGGGCATTGGCCCGGCACCGGCGTCGCAGAAGCTGCTCAAGCAGCTCGGCTTGAGCATCGATCAGATGGATGTGATCGAGCTGAACGAGGCATTTGCCGCGCAGGGTCTAGCGGTGACGCGTCAACTGGGCCTGCGTGGTGACGACCCGCGCGTCAACCCGAACGGCGGCGCCATCGCACTCGGCCACCCGCTCGGCATGAGCGGTGCGCGCCTGGTGACGACGGCGATGTATCAGCTGCAACGCACGGGCGGACGCTATGCGCTGTGCACGATGTGCATCGGTGTGGGGCAGGGCATCGCGCTGGTGATCGAACGCGTTTGA
- a CDS encoding CoA transferase subunit B, with amino-acid sequence MTAETTTKIQRWARDQIAARVASDIPDGSVVNLGIGLPTLVANQLPADREIILHTENGLLGMGPAPAPGQEDEDLINAGKQPVTVKPGASFFHHADSFAMMRGGHLDYCVLGAFQVSATGDLANWHTGAPDAIPAVGGAMDLAIGAKRVLVMMEHQTKQGESKIVPSCTYPLTGIGCVDTIYTDLAVIDITPEGLVVREMADGLDFDTLQTMTAAPLRRA; translated from the coding sequence ATGACCGCCGAAACCACCACGAAAATCCAGCGCTGGGCGCGCGATCAGATTGCTGCGCGCGTAGCGAGCGATATCCCCGACGGCTCGGTCGTCAACCTGGGCATCGGCCTGCCGACGCTCGTGGCGAACCAGTTGCCGGCCGATCGCGAAATCATCCTGCATACCGAGAATGGCCTGCTCGGCATGGGCCCCGCGCCCGCGCCCGGGCAAGAAGACGAAGACCTCATCAACGCCGGCAAGCAGCCGGTCACGGTCAAGCCTGGCGCATCGTTCTTCCATCACGCCGATTCGTTTGCCATGATGCGGGGCGGCCATCTCGACTATTGCGTGCTCGGCGCCTTCCAGGTGTCGGCCACGGGTGACCTGGCCAACTGGCACACCGGAGCACCGGATGCCATCCCCGCCGTGGGCGGCGCGATGGACCTGGCTATTGGTGCCAAGCGCGTCTTGGTCATGATGGAGCACCAGACCAAGCAGGGCGAAAGCAAGATCGTGCCGTCGTGCACATACCCGCTGACGGGCATCGGCTGTGTCGATACCATCTACACCGATCTTGCCGTGATCGACATCACGCCCGAGGGGCTGGTGGTGCGCGAGATGGCCGACGGCCTCGATTTCGATACGCTGCAGACGATGACGGCGGCGCCGTTGCGTCGTGCCTAG
- a CDS encoding 3-oxoacid CoA-transferase subunit A — translation MINKLCPSVEAALADIPDGATIMIGGFGTAGMPSELIDGLIAHGARELTIINNNAGNGETGLAALLKARRVRKIVCSFPRQANSYVFDALYRAGEIELELVPQGNLAERIRAAGAGIGGFFCPTAYGTQLAEGKETRIIDGKPYVFELPLTADYALIKALRADRWGNLVYRKTARNFGPVMAMAAKCTIAQVSETVELGELDPEHIVTPGIFVKRVVQLAAAQPAKEAA, via the coding sequence GTGATCAACAAGCTTTGTCCGTCTGTGGAGGCCGCCCTGGCCGATATCCCGGACGGTGCCACCATCATGATCGGCGGGTTCGGTACCGCCGGCATGCCCTCGGAACTCATCGACGGGCTGATCGCGCATGGCGCGCGTGAGCTGACCATCATCAATAACAACGCCGGCAATGGCGAGACGGGCCTGGCCGCACTGCTCAAGGCGCGCCGCGTACGCAAGATCGTCTGCTCGTTCCCGCGCCAGGCCAATTCGTATGTGTTCGATGCGCTCTACCGTGCCGGCGAGATCGAACTGGAACTGGTGCCGCAAGGCAACCTGGCCGAGCGCATCCGCGCCGCAGGTGCCGGCATTGGCGGTTTTTTCTGCCCGACCGCCTACGGTACGCAATTGGCCGAAGGCAAGGAAACGCGCATCATCGACGGCAAGCCCTACGTGTTCGAGCTGCCGCTGACTGCCGACTACGCTCTCATCAAGGCCCTGCGCGCTGATCGCTGGGGCAACCTCGTCTATCGCAAGACCGCGCGCAACTTCGGGCCGGTGATGGCGATGGCGGCCAAGTGCACCATCGCGCAAGTCAGCGAGACGGTGGAGCTGGGCGAGCTGGACCCAGAGCACATCGTCACGCCGGGCATTTTTGTGAAGCGCGTCGTCCAGCTCGCCGCCGCCCAACCCGCCAAGGAGGCCGCATGA
- a CDS encoding IclR family transcriptional regulator yields the protein MSAAELPTEKPSDSYVQSFARGLSVIRAFNAERREQTLSEVAEATGLTRAGARRILLTLVSLGYVTFEGRLFRLTPKILDLGFAYLTSMPFWNLAEPVMEELVQTVHESCSASVLDGTEIVYVLRVPTQKIIALNLSVGSRLPAFCTSMGRVLLSGLPEDRLDIALRESDRRARTQRTITDVDALKEVIAGVRQQGWALVDQELEEGLISLSAPIRNRAGDIIAAMNISGQANRTSGKQMTKQFLGPLQQAAERISAMVRVRT from the coding sequence ATGTCTGCTGCCGAACTGCCCACCGAAAAACCCAGCGATTCCTACGTCCAGTCCTTTGCACGAGGGCTGTCGGTCATCCGCGCGTTCAATGCCGAGCGCCGGGAGCAAACGCTTTCTGAAGTGGCCGAGGCGACGGGCCTGACCCGCGCCGGCGCCCGCCGCATCCTTCTCACGCTGGTCAGCCTGGGCTATGTCACCTTTGAAGGCCGCCTCTTCCGCCTCACGCCCAAGATCCTCGACCTCGGGTTCGCCTACCTCACCTCGATGCCGTTCTGGAACCTCGCCGAGCCGGTGATGGAAGAGCTCGTCCAGACGGTGCACGAAAGTTGCTCTGCCTCGGTACTGGATGGGACGGAAATCGTCTACGTCCTGCGTGTGCCCACGCAGAAGATCATCGCGCTGAACCTGTCGGTCGGCAGCCGTCTGCCGGCGTTCTGCACGTCGATGGGCCGCGTGCTGCTGTCGGGTCTGCCCGAGGATCGGCTGGACATTGCGCTGCGCGAGTCGGACCGCCGCGCACGCACGCAGCGCACCATTACAGACGTCGACGCATTGAAAGAAGTCATTGCCGGCGTGCGCCAACAGGGTTGGGCGCTGGTCGACCAGGAGCTTGAGGAAGGGCTGATTTCGCTGTCGGCACCGATCCGCAATCGGGCGGGCGACATCATCGCTGCCATGAACATCAGCGGCCAGGCCAACCGAACTTCCGGCAAACAGATGACGAAGCAGTTTCTCGGTCCGCTGCAGCAGGCTGCCGAGCGCATTTCGGCCATGGTGCGCGTACGGACCTGA
- a CDS encoding ABC transporter substrate-binding protein — protein sequence MKTNRRLTQFAGAAILAAATLAATTAHADQVSDIKKKGELVCGVLGTDEPFSFLKDPMSREIVGYDVDMCDAIAKSLGVKPVLKQLAVAARLPELQQGRVDLLAASLTHNKEREAQIDFSVSTFITGQKAMVKKSSGITSLAQLDGKKLLTVKGSTMEANIAKTIKNADVVSFDNSPQALLALQQGKGVAYVNDETTLIGNMAKMGPAAKDYALLPQNLSTEHLALGIRKGEPAFKKQVDDVLLGMEKSGEAQKLFDKWFGPNTKMAFPQRTFKISTDKID from the coding sequence ATGAAAACAAACCGACGTCTGACACAATTTGCCGGTGCCGCCATCCTGGCCGCGGCAACCCTGGCCGCCACCACCGCGCACGCTGATCAAGTTTCCGACATCAAGAAGAAGGGCGAGCTTGTCTGCGGCGTGCTCGGCACCGACGAGCCGTTCAGCTTCCTGAAGGACCCGATGAGCCGCGAGATCGTCGGCTATGACGTCGACATGTGCGACGCCATCGCCAAGAGCCTGGGCGTCAAGCCCGTGCTCAAGCAACTGGCCGTGGCCGCCCGCCTGCCCGAACTGCAGCAAGGCCGCGTGGATCTGCTGGCAGCCTCCCTCACGCACAACAAGGAGCGCGAGGCACAGATCGACTTCTCGGTGTCGACCTTCATCACCGGCCAGAAGGCCATGGTGAAGAAGAGCAGCGGCATCACGTCGCTCGCCCAGCTTGATGGCAAGAAGCTCCTGACGGTCAAGGGTTCGACCATGGAAGCCAACATTGCCAAGACCATCAAGAACGCCGACGTTGTCTCGTTCGACAACAGCCCGCAGGCACTGCTGGCCCTGCAGCAAGGCAAGGGCGTCGCGTACGTGAACGACGAAACCACCCTGATCGGCAACATGGCCAAGATGGGCCCGGCAGCCAAGGATTACGCGCTGCTGCCGCAAAACCTGTCGACCGAACACCTGGCGCTGGGCATCCGCAAGGGCGAGCCGGCCTTCAAGAAGCAGGTTGATGACGTGCTGCTCGGCATGGAAAAGAGCGGCGAGGCGCAAAAGCTGTTCGACAAGTGGTTTGGCCCGAACACCAAGATGGCCTTCCCGCAGCGCACCTTCAAGATTTCTACCGACAAGATCGATTAA
- a CDS encoding amino acid ABC transporter permease, whose protein sequence is MPQFDLSMLLSGQYHQWLVSGFFLSIKLSVLAFVLALPLAIVVALLRLAPAAPLRGIGQTYVEAIRNVPLLAHMLFWYFGAPQILPEFIRDWLYSMNYEAASAVIALVLYTAAYMAEDIRSGIRSIPKEQLEASRALGLSFLQAMRLVVLPQSLRVTVPPLVSQTLNLWKNSSIAMVIGVAELMYQAQQVESATFRGFEAFAFATAAYLTISIAITVFSAWYQHRYPVRTL, encoded by the coding sequence ATGCCCCAATTTGATTTGTCGATGCTGCTCTCGGGGCAGTATCACCAGTGGCTCGTCAGCGGTTTCTTCCTGTCGATCAAGCTCTCCGTACTGGCCTTCGTGCTGGCGCTGCCGCTTGCCATCGTCGTGGCGCTGCTGCGCCTGGCGCCGGCTGCACCACTGCGCGGCATCGGCCAGACCTATGTCGAAGCCATCCGCAACGTGCCGCTGCTTGCCCACATGCTGTTCTGGTATTTCGGCGCGCCGCAGATCCTGCCGGAGTTCATCCGGGACTGGCTCTACAGCATGAACTACGAGGCCGCGAGCGCCGTCATTGCGCTCGTGCTCTACACGGCTGCATATATGGCGGAGGACATCCGCAGCGGCATCCGCTCGATTCCGAAGGAACAGCTTGAAGCCAGCCGCGCGCTCGGGCTCTCGTTCCTGCAGGCCATGCGGCTGGTGGTGCTGCCGCAATCGCTGCGCGTGACCGTCCCGCCGCTGGTCAGCCAAACGTTGAACCTGTGGAAGAACTCCAGCATCGCCATGGTCATCGGCGTGGCCGAATTGATGTACCAGGCGCAGCAGGTCGAGTCCGCCACCTTTCGCGGCTTTGAGGCGTTTGCGTTTGCCACCGCGGCCTATCTGACCATCTCGATTGCGATCACGGTGTTCTCCGCCTGGTATCAGCATCGCTACCCCGTCCGAACGCTGTAG
- a CDS encoding amino acid ABC transporter permease, whose protein sequence is MLDLIQTYGIYYLIGQYPNGPLGGLALTFLLASAGLVLALPAGIILGLCRVSPIAALRWPATALVYVVRGTPLLMVIFWAYFLLPSVTGQRTDQFSTMLTALVIFDGAYLAEIVRAGIQGLPRGQMESARSLGLSYMQAMRRVILPQALRNMLPSLVNQLVSTIKETSLGYIISLPEVSFVAGQISTAVMVKSAEVYGLLGISYFIMCFSLTRVAFYLERRLAARAPSKP, encoded by the coding sequence ATGCTCGATCTCATCCAAACCTACGGTATCTATTACCTGATCGGCCAGTACCCGAATGGGCCGCTGGGCGGTCTGGCGCTGACATTCCTGCTGGCGTCCGCCGGCCTTGTGCTCGCGCTGCCGGCGGGCATCATCCTTGGCCTGTGCCGCGTCAGCCCGATTGCCGCGCTGCGCTGGCCGGCCACGGCGCTCGTCTACGTGGTCCGCGGTACGCCGCTGCTGATGGTGATCTTCTGGGCGTATTTCCTGCTGCCCTCCGTTACTGGCCAGCGCACGGACCAGTTCAGCACCATGTTGACCGCGCTGGTGATTTTCGACGGCGCGTATCTGGCGGAGATCGTGCGTGCGGGCATCCAGGGGTTACCGCGCGGGCAGATGGAGAGTGCCCGCTCGCTCGGCCTGTCGTACATGCAGGCGATGCGCCGCGTGATCCTGCCGCAGGCGCTGCGCAACATGCTGCCTTCGCTGGTCAATCAGCTCGTGTCGACCATCAAGGAAACCTCGCTGGGTTATATCATCAGCCTGCCCGAGGTGTCGTTCGTGGCCGGGCAGATCAGCACCGCCGTGATGGTCAAGTCTGCCGAGGTGTACGGCCTGCTCGGCATCAGCTACTTCATCATGTGCTTTAGCCTGACGCGCGTGGCGTTTTACCTGGAGCGCCGCCTTGCCGCGCGTGCCCCGTCCAAACCATGA
- a CDS encoding amino acid ABC transporter ATP-binding protein produces the protein MNMITIEHVDKWYGDYHALVDINETVAKGEVVVVCGPSGSGKSTLIRTLNRLEAIQKGRITVNGQDVRAHGVNVNELRSGIGFVFQQFNLFPHLTVLQNCTLAPVQLKRMLPQEAKDFAMSLLERVGLPHKAGAYPGELSGGQQQRVAIARALAMKPPVMLFDEPTSALDPEMVNEVLLVMKDLARDGMTMVCVTHEMGFAREVADRVLFMDQGQVLERATPEDFFQRPQHPRAQRFLADIRSPWSEPA, from the coding sequence ATGAACATGATCACGATCGAACACGTCGACAAGTGGTACGGCGATTACCACGCGCTGGTCGACATCAACGAAACCGTTGCCAAGGGCGAAGTGGTGGTGGTGTGCGGGCCGTCGGGCTCGGGCAAGTCAACGCTCATCCGCACGCTGAACCGGCTCGAAGCCATTCAGAAAGGCCGCATCACCGTCAATGGGCAAGACGTGCGCGCGCACGGCGTCAACGTGAACGAGCTGCGCAGCGGCATCGGCTTCGTCTTCCAGCAGTTCAACCTGTTCCCGCACCTGACCGTCCTGCAGAACTGCACGCTCGCACCAGTGCAGCTCAAGCGCATGCTGCCGCAGGAAGCCAAGGACTTTGCGATGAGCCTGCTTGAACGCGTGGGCCTGCCGCACAAGGCCGGCGCCTACCCCGGCGAGCTGTCGGGCGGCCAGCAACAGCGCGTGGCCATCGCGCGCGCCCTGGCCATGAAGCCGCCGGTCATGCTGTTCGACGAGCCCACCTCCGCGCTGGACCCGGAAATGGTGAACGAAGTGCTGCTGGTCATGAAGGACCTCGCCCGCGACGGCATGACGATGGTCTGCGTCACGCACGAAATGGGTTTCGCCCGCGAGGTGGCCGACCGCGTCCTATTCATGGACCAGGGACAGGTGCTGGAACGCGCCACGCCCGAGGATTTTTTCCAGCGCCCGCAGCACCCGCGTGCGCAGCGCTTCCTGGCCGATATCCGCTCGCCGTGGAGCGAACCCGCCTGA
- a CDS encoding glutamate/aspartate ABC transporter substrate-binding protein, protein MKTLHSTKRILCGLTLAAAGALAMLSTGAQAESNDTLAKIKQSGVISVGYRESSIPFSYQADANTITGYSQEISNMIVAGVEKAVGKKLQVKLTPITSQNRISLLQNGTIDFECGSTTNNLERQKQVAFSNNIFIYGMLMLVKKDSGIKDFPDLKGKTVVTTAGTTEDRILQKMNGEAKDADKMNLILAKDHGQAFLTLESGRAVAFVMDEPLLYGERTKAKNQADWVVTGTPLQTETYACMMRKDDPAFKKVADDVIADLLKSGKANDLYKKWFLSPIPPKGLNLNYPMTAGMKDLYAHPNDKAIQ, encoded by the coding sequence ATGAAGACCTTGCATTCGACCAAACGTATTCTGTGTGGCCTGACGCTGGCTGCGGCCGGTGCGCTGGCAATGCTGTCGACGGGCGCGCAGGCGGAGTCGAACGACACGCTGGCCAAGATCAAGCAATCGGGCGTGATCTCGGTGGGCTATCGCGAGTCGTCGATTCCGTTCTCGTACCAGGCTGACGCGAACACCATCACCGGCTATTCGCAAGAGATCTCCAACATGATCGTCGCCGGCGTGGAAAAGGCGGTGGGCAAGAAGCTGCAGGTCAAGCTCACGCCGATCACGTCGCAGAACCGCATCTCGCTGCTGCAGAACGGGACGATCGACTTCGAATGCGGCTCGACCACCAACAACCTCGAGCGTCAGAAACAGGTCGCGTTCTCGAACAACATCTTCATTTACGGCATGCTGATGCTGGTGAAGAAGGACTCGGGCATCAAGGACTTTCCCGACCTGAAGGGCAAGACCGTGGTGACCACCGCCGGCACCACCGAAGACCGCATCCTGCAGAAGATGAACGGTGAAGCCAAGGACGCCGACAAGATGAACCTGATTCTTGCGAAGGATCACGGCCAGGCGTTCCTGACACTGGAATCGGGCCGCGCCGTGGCGTTCGTGATGGACGAACCGCTGCTGTACGGCGAGCGCACGAAGGCCAAGAACCAGGCCGACTGGGTGGTCACCGGCACGCCGCTGCAGACGGAAACCTACGCCTGCATGATGCGCAAGGACGATCCGGCGTTCAAGAAAGTGGCCGACGACGTGATTGCCGATCTGCTGAAATCGGGCAAGGCGAACGACTTGTACAAGAAGTGGTTCCTGTCGCCGATTCCGCCGAAGGGCCTGAACCTGAACTACCCGATGACGGCTGGCATGAAGGACTTGTACGCACACCCGAACGACAAGGCGATCCAGTAA